CTCCAGCAGCCGGTCCTGGATCTCGGCGACGCCGATCTGCTGGACCAGCTCGGCGAAGAAGCCGCGCACCACCAGGCGGCGGGCCTCGTCGGCCGGGATGCCGCGGGACCGCAGGTAGAACAGCTGCTCGTCGTCGAAGCGGCCGGTCGCGGAGGCGTGGCCGGCGCCGACGATCTCGCCGGTCTCGATCTCCAGGTTCGGCACCGAGTCGACCCGGGCGCCGTCGGTGAGCACCAGGTTGCGGTTGAGCTCGTAGGTGTCGGTGCCGAGCGCGGCGGCCCGGATCAGCACGTCGCCGATCCACACCGCGTGCGCGTCCTGGCCCTGCAGCGCGCCCTTGTAGGCGACGTTGGAGCGGCAGTGCGGGGTGTCGTGGTCGATCACCAGGCGGTGCTCCAGGTGCTGACCGGCGTCCGCGAAGTACAGGCCGAACAGCTCGGCCTCGCCGCCGGGGCCCGCGTAGTTGACCCGCGGGTGCAGGCGCACCAGGTCGCCGCCGAAGGTGACGACCACGGACTTGTAGCTGGCGTCCCGGCCGACCAGCGCGTTGTGCTGGGCGACGTGCACCGCGTCCCGGTCCCAGTCCTGGATCGTGACGAAGGTCAGCTTCGCGCCGTCGCCGACCAGCAGGTCGACGTTGGCGGCGCGGACGCCGGTGCCGGTGTGGTTGAGCACCACGACGGCCTCGGCGAACGGCTTGACCTCGACCACCACGTGCCCGAAGCGGACGCCGCCCTCGCCGTGCACGTCGATCCGGACCGGCTCGGTGAGCGCCGTCTCCTTCGGGACGGTCACCACCAGCGCCTGGTCGAAGGCGCTGAACGCCTGCGCGGCGACCCGGTCCACCGGGGTGCCGGCCTTGCCGACCCGGGGGTCGTCGCGGCCGACCAGCTCGGAGGTGACGCCCTCCGGCAGGCCCAGCTCGGTCTTGCTCTCGCCCTGCTCGGCCTCGAGCGCCGTGCCGTCGTGCAGGCCGCCGAGGCGGTGCAGCGGGGTGAAGCGCCAGTCCTCCTCGCGGCCGGTGGGCACCGGGAAGTCGTTGACGTCGTAGGACGGCTTGACCGCGACCCGGGCGTCGATCGGCTGCCGGACGCTCTCGCGCCCGGTGCCCGGGCCGGCGAGCTGCGCGCCGGCGCCGGCGGTGCCGACCTCGATCGAGCCGGCGGTGGTGGAGCCGGGGGTGTTCTGCTCAGCCATGGCTGTTCGTGTTGCTCTCTTTCGGGAATCGTCGAGGGGCGGGGGTGGCGGCGCGTCAGCCGACCGCGCCCTCCATCTGCAGCTCGATCAGCCGGTTCAGCTCCAGCGCGTACTCCATCGGCAGCTCGCGGGCGATCGGCTCGACGAAGCCGCGCACGATCATCGCCATCGCCTCGGTCTCGCTCAGGCCGCGGCTCATCAGGTAGAACAGCTGGTCCTCGGAGACCTTGGAGACGGTCGCCTCGTGGCCCATCGACACGTCGTCCTCGCGGACGTCCACATACGGGTAGGTGTCCGAGCGGGAGACGGTGTCCACCAGCAGCGCGTCGCACAGCACGTTCGACTTGGCGCCGTGCGAGCCCTCGCCGATCTCGATCAGGCCGCGGTAGGAGGTGCGGCCGCCGCCGCGCGCCACCGACTTGGAGACGATGTGCGAGGAGGTGTTCGGCGCCATGTGGACCATCTTCGCGCCGGCGTCCTGGTGCTGGCCCTCGCCCGCGAAGGCGATCGACAGCGTCTCGCCCTTGGCGTGCTCGCCCATCAGGTAGACGGCCGGGTACTTCATGGTGACCTTGGAGCCGATGTTGCCGTCGACCCACTCCATGGTCGCGCCCTCGTACGCCACGGCGCGCTTGGTGACCAGGTTGTAGACGTTGTTCGACCAGTTCTGGATGGTCGTGTAGCGGCAGCGGCCGCCCTTCTTGACGATGATCTCGACCACCGCGGAGTGCAGCGAGTCCGAGGAGTAGATCGGCGCGGTGCAGCCCTCGACGTAGTGGACGTAGGCGTCCTCGTCGACGATGATCAGCGTCCGCTCGAACTGGCCCATGTTCTCGGTGTTGATCCGGAAGTAGGCCTGCAGCGGGATGTCCACGTGCACGCCCTTCGGCACGTAGATGAACGAGCCGCCGGACCAGACCGCCGTGTTCAGCGAGGCGAACTTGTTGTCGCCGACCGGGATGACGGTGCCGAAGTACTCCTTGAAGAGCTCCGGGTGCTCCTTCAGCGCGGTGTCGGTGTCCAGGAAGATGACGCCCTGCTCCTCCAGGTCCTCGCGGATCTGGTGGTAGACGACCTCGGACTCGTACTGGGCGGCGACGCCGGCCACCAGGCGCTGCTTCTCCGCCTCCGGGATGCCGAGCTTGTCGTACGTCGCCTTGATGTCGGCGGGCAGGTCCTCCCAGGACTCGGCCTGCTTCTCGGTCGAGCGCACGAAGTACTTGATGTTGTCGAAGTCGATGCCCGACAGGTCGGAGCCCCAGGTCGGCATGGGCTTCTTGCCGAACAGCTTCAGGCCCTTGAGGCGGAGGTCGAGCATCCACTCGGACTCGTTCTTCTTCGCCGAGATGTCGCGGACGACCGCCTCGCTCAGGCCGCGCTTGGCGGCGGCTCCGGCGGTGTCCGAGTCGGCCCAGCCGTACTCGTACTTGCCGAGGCCTTCGAGCTCGGGGTGTGCGATGTCAGTCATGCGAGGTTCCTCCGCGCGGACGAGCCGTTTTCGTTGGGGGACGTACCGGCAGTCGGCGCGGCACCGGGCGTCCGGGAGGACGACGGTGCGGCACCGGATGCCGGCACATACGTGGTGCAGACCCCGTCGCCGTGGGCGATGGTGGCCAGCCGTTGCACATGGGTGCCCAGGAGCTGCGAGAAGACCTCGGTCTCCGCCTCGCAGAGCTGCGGGAACTGCTCGGCGATGTGCGCGACCGGGCAGTGGTGCTGGCAGAGCTGGGCGCCGGCCGGTGCGGCGGGTGCCGCGGCGGCGGACGGGACGCGCCGCACCGTGGCAGCGTACCCGTCGGCGCTGAGCGCCTCGGCCAGCGCCTCGGCGCGCTGGGCGCCGGCCTGGTCGAGGGCGTCCTGGTAGCGCTCGCCCTGCTTGGCGAGCCGGGCCCGGGCGAAGGCGGCGACCGCCTCCTCGCCCGCGCTGCCGCCGCCGGCCGCCTCGGAGATCCAGCGCAGCGCGTCGGCGGCGAGCTGGTCGTAGGCCTGGTAGAAGGCGCTGCGGCCGCTGTCGGTGAGGGCGAACACCTTGGCCGGGCGGCCGCGGCCGCGGCTGCCGTAGACCCGCTGCTCGCGGGCGTCGACCAGCCCGGCGGCGGCCAGGCCGTCCAGGTGGCGGCGGACCGCGGCGGGGGTCAGGCCGAGGCGGCTGGCCAGGTCGGCGGCCGAGGACGGGCCGTGGTCCAGGATCGAGCGGGCGACCCGGTCCCGGGTCGCCCGGTGGCCCTCGGCGAGGGCCTCCGCCGCCGTCGCGGGCACGGCGCAGCCGGGAGCGTCGGGCTCCCCGGGCTGGGCTTCGTGCTCGCGGATGTTTTTCACAACACGATTGTTGCGTAATTCGCCGGGCGGAAACAAGCCGTGACCCACGCCTCACCGGTGTCGTCCATCACGAAAGGCAAGCCTTACCCGAAGGGGCCCGTGAGCTGCTCCTAGACTCGCCGGTATGCATGCAGACCCCGCCGTCGAGGTGACCGCACTGGTCAAGCGGTACGGCGACAAGACCGCCGTGGACGGGCTGAGCCTGGCCATCGCCCGGGGCACCGTGACGGCGGTGCTGGGCCCGAACGGCGCGGGCAAGACCACCACGATCGAGACCTGCGAGGGCTACCGCCGCCCGGACGCGGGCACCGTCCGGGTGCTCGGCCTGGACCCGGTGTCCCAGGCCCGGCAGCTCAAGCCGCGGATCGGCGTGATGCTCCAGTCCGGGGGCGTGTACGCCGGTGCGCGCGCCCTCGAAATGCTCCAGCACACCGCCAGGCTGTACGCCGACCCGCTGCCGGTCGGCCCGCTCGCCGAGCGCCTCGGCCTGGACTCCTGCGGCCGCACCCCCTACCGCCGGCTCTCCGGCGGCCAGCAGCAGCGCCTGGCCCTGGCGATGGCCGTGGTCGGCCGCCCCGAGCTGGTCTTCCTGGACGAGCCCACGGCCGGCCTCGACCCGCAGGCCCGCCGCGCCACCTGGGAGCTGGTCACCGAACTGCGCACCGCGGGCGTCACCGTCGTCCTCACCACCCACCTGATGGACGAGGCCGAGCAGCTCGCCGACGACGTCGCCGTCGTCGACCGCGGCCGCGTCATCGCCCAGGGCTCCCCCGACGAGCTGCGCGGCACCGACGCCCAGCTGCGCTTCGACGGCCCGCCCGGCCTCGACCTGGCCGGCCTGCGCAAGGTCCTGCCCGACCGGGCCGCCGTCACCGAACCCGCCCCCGGCTCCTACCGGGTCGAGGCCGCCCTGGACGCCGCCCTGCTCGCCGCCGTCACCGGCTGGTGCGCCGAGGCCGGGGTGATGCCCGACAAGCTCGCGGTGCAGCGCCGCAGCCTCGAAGACGTCTTCCTCGACCTGACCGGACGGGACCTGCGATGACCGCCACCGACCTCACCCCCCGCCCGGGCGCCGCCCCGGTCGGCCGGATGCTGCTCGCGCAGACCGCCCTGGAGACCAGGATGCTGCTGCGCAACGGCGAGCAGCTGCTGCTCACCGTGGTCATCCCGACCGTGCTGCTGGTGCTGTTCTCCGCGGTCGACGTGGTCGCCGTGGACGGCCCGGGCAAGCGGGTGGACTTCCTGGCGCCCGGCCTGCTGGCGCTGGCGGTGATGTCCACCGCGTTCACCGGGCAGGCCATCGCCACCGGCTTCGAGCGCCGCTACGGCGTGCTCAAGCGCCTGGGCGCCACGCCGCTGCCGCGCTGGGCGCTGCTGGCCGCGAAGACCGGCTGCGTGCTGGTCACCGAGCTGCTGCAGGTGCTGCTGCTGTCCGGCATCGCGCTGGCGCTGGGCTGGTCGCCGCACGGCAACCCGCTGGCGGTGCTGCTCCTGCTGGTGCTGGGCACCGCCGCGTTCTCCGGCCTCGGCCTGCTGATGGCGGGCACCCTGCGGGCGGAGGCCACGCTGGCCGGCGCCAACCTGGTGTTCGTCCTGCTGCTGCTGGCCGGCGGCGTGGTCGTCCCGCTGTCGAAGTTCCCGGACGCGGTGCGCCCGGCGCTGGAGCTGCTGCCGATCTCGGCGCTCTCCGACGGCCTGCGCTCGGTCCTCCAGCTCGGCGCCGGCGTGCCCTGGTCCGACCTCGGCGTGCTGGCCGTCTGGTCGGTGCTGGGCCTGGCCGCCGCGGCCCGGTTCTTCCGCTGGGAGTGAGCACCCGGCGCGGGAACGGCCCCGGGAGCGCCGCTCCCGGGGCCGTCGTCTTCCGGCCCGCCGCTCAGGCGCCGCTGCCGGCCTTCTTGCGGCGCACCGCGTAGAGGATGCCGCCGCCCGCGGCGAGCACCGCGGCGCCGCCGACGGTCAGCGCCGTGATGCCCTCCGCGCCGGTGAACGCCAGGCCGCCACCGCCGCTGTTCGAGCCGCCGCCGGTGGAGCCGGTGCGGCTCGCGGACGGGGACGGAGCCGCGCTGCCGGAGCCGCTCGGCTGCGGGCTCTCGGAGACACCGGGGGTCGCCGAGGCGCCGCCGGGGGTGGTGGCGCTCTCCGAGGGCTTCGGGCTCTCCGAAGGACCGGTGGTGCCCGACGGCGAGGGGCTGCCGGAGGGCGGGGTGGTGGTGGTGCCGCCGGGCAGGCAGCCGGCGAACGGGTAGTGGTGGGTC
Above is a genomic segment from Kitasatospora cineracea containing:
- the sufD gene encoding Fe-S cluster assembly protein SufD, which gives rise to MAEQNTPGSTTAGSIEVGTAGAGAQLAGPGTGRESVRQPIDARVAVKPSYDVNDFPVPTGREEDWRFTPLHRLGGLHDGTALEAEQGESKTELGLPEGVTSELVGRDDPRVGKAGTPVDRVAAQAFSAFDQALVVTVPKETALTEPVRIDVHGEGGVRFGHVVVEVKPFAEAVVVLNHTGTGVRAANVDLLVGDGAKLTFVTIQDWDRDAVHVAQHNALVGRDASYKSVVVTFGGDLVRLHPRVNYAGPGGEAELFGLYFADAGQHLEHRLVIDHDTPHCRSNVAYKGALQGQDAHAVWIGDVLIRAAALGTDTYELNRNLVLTDGARVDSVPNLEIETGEIVGAGHASATGRFDDEQLFYLRSRGIPADEARRLVVRGFFAELVQQIGVAEIQDRLLEKIEAELEETVA
- the sufB gene encoding Fe-S cluster assembly protein SufB, which translates into the protein MTDIAHPELEGLGKYEYGWADSDTAGAAAKRGLSEAVVRDISAKKNESEWMLDLRLKGLKLFGKKPMPTWGSDLSGIDFDNIKYFVRSTEKQAESWEDLPADIKATYDKLGIPEAEKQRLVAGVAAQYESEVVYHQIREDLEEQGVIFLDTDTALKEHPELFKEYFGTVIPVGDNKFASLNTAVWSGGSFIYVPKGVHVDIPLQAYFRINTENMGQFERTLIIVDEDAYVHYVEGCTAPIYSSDSLHSAVVEIIVKKGGRCRYTTIQNWSNNVYNLVTKRAVAYEGATMEWVDGNIGSKVTMKYPAVYLMGEHAKGETLSIAFAGEGQHQDAGAKMVHMAPNTSSHIVSKSVARGGGRTSYRGLIEIGEGSHGAKSNVLCDALLVDTVSRSDTYPYVDVREDDVSMGHEATVSKVSEDQLFYLMSRGLSETEAMAMIVRGFVEPIARELPMEYALELNRLIELQMEGAVG
- a CDS encoding helix-turn-helix transcriptional regulator encodes the protein MKNIREHEAQPGEPDAPGCAVPATAAEALAEGHRATRDRVARSILDHGPSSAADLASRLGLTPAAVRRHLDGLAAAGLVDAREQRVYGSRGRGRPAKVFALTDSGRSAFYQAYDQLAADALRWISEAAGGGSAGEEAVAAFARARLAKQGERYQDALDQAGAQRAEALAEALSADGYAATVRRVPSAAAAPAAPAGAQLCQHHCPVAHIAEQFPQLCEAETEVFSQLLGTHVQRLATIAHGDGVCTTYVPASGAAPSSSRTPGAAPTAGTSPNENGSSARRNLA
- a CDS encoding ABC transporter ATP-binding protein; its protein translation is MHADPAVEVTALVKRYGDKTAVDGLSLAIARGTVTAVLGPNGAGKTTTIETCEGYRRPDAGTVRVLGLDPVSQARQLKPRIGVMLQSGGVYAGARALEMLQHTARLYADPLPVGPLAERLGLDSCGRTPYRRLSGGQQQRLALAMAVVGRPELVFLDEPTAGLDPQARRATWELVTELRTAGVTVVLTTHLMDEAEQLADDVAVVDRGRVIAQGSPDELRGTDAQLRFDGPPGLDLAGLRKVLPDRAAVTEPAPGSYRVEAALDAALLAAVTGWCAEAGVMPDKLAVQRRSLEDVFLDLTGRDLR
- a CDS encoding ABC transporter permease; this encodes MTATDLTPRPGAAPVGRMLLAQTALETRMLLRNGEQLLLTVVIPTVLLVLFSAVDVVAVDGPGKRVDFLAPGLLALAVMSTAFTGQAIATGFERRYGVLKRLGATPLPRWALLAAKTGCVLVTELLQVLLLSGIALALGWSPHGNPLAVLLLLVLGTAAFSGLGLLMAGTLRAEATLAGANLVFVLLLLAGGVVVPLSKFPDAVRPALELLPISALSDGLRSVLQLGAGVPWSDLGVLAVWSVLGLAAAARFFRWE